AGGGCTTCCTTGCAACAAATTCCCTTCCGCCATGCTTACCAACTGTTCAACCGTAACTTCAATCATAATTCACCCCTGATTGCTTTTGCGGCAACTTCCCGATCATCATAATGGTATTTTGTACTGCCGATAATTTGATACGTTTCATGTCCTTTGCCGGCAATCAGCACAATGTCATGTGCCTTCGCTCTCGCAATCGCCCAACGGATCGCGTCCGTTCGATCGGTCAGACGGACATACCGCCGGGACGTGACACTCGCGAGGCCCGCTTCCATATCATCCAGAATCAGCTCCGGATCTTCCGTGCGCGGGTTATCCGAAGTCAAAACGGCAACATCGCTGTACTCAACCGCAATACGGGCCATTAAAGGCCGCTTCGTCCGGTCCCGGTCGCCACCGCAGCCGACAACCGTATACACGCTGCCTTTCGCGAATTCCCGGATCGTCTTTAACACGTTTTCAAGTGAATCGGGCGTATGCGCATAATCGACCAGAACCGTAAAATTCTGGCCGACATCCACCCTCTCAAACCTGCCGTCGACACCGCTGACCGATTCCAGCGACAGACGGATTGCGGCAAGCGGAACTCCTTCGCAGAGAGCGGCAGCAGCAGCCGCCAACGCATTATAAACTGAAAATTTACCGGTCATTTGCAGTCGAATATCAACAGAGCCAGCAAAACTTTCTAAACGAAAGGAAGCGCCCCCCGCTTCGATCCGCAACTGCGTAGCGCGCACATCGGCTGGCTGATCAATTCCGTATGTGATGGTTTGAGCAGTCGTCTGCTGAAGAAAAAACGGGGCGGACGGATCATCCGCGTTGATTACCGCAAATCGGCTTTCATCCGGCGTATCGCCGTATGTATTGCCTAACCGCGCGAAAAATTTGCCTTTCGCATTGCGGTACTCCTCCATAGAACCGTGAAAATCGAGATGGTCCTGCGTAAGATTGGTGAAAACGGCCGTTCGGAATTCGGTGCCCGCCACTCGCTTCAGCTCAAGGGCATGTGAAGAAACTTCCATCACCGTGTAAACGGTGCCGATTTCCCGCATCCGGTGAAATGTTTCCTGCAAATCTAACGCTTCCGGCGTTGTGTTCTGCACATCGAACTCCTCTCTGCCGATCCGTTTTTTGATCGTTCCAATCAGGCCGGTCAAATGACCCTGATCCATCAGGATTTTATCGATCAGATGAGTGACGGTCGTTTTTCCATTTGTACCGGTCACTCCAATCACTTTCATCGATTTGGACGGATGCCGATAAAACACGGAAGAAAGGATCGGGATTACATCCCGCGTATTTTTTACAACCACCTGCGTAACTGGCAAATTGGCAAATTCTGTTTCCGTAACTACGGCAACTGCCCCCTGCTCAACCGCCTTGCGAACAAAATCATGACCATCCACCGTATGCCCTTTCAATGCGATAAAAAGGGACCCGGTCGTCACTTGTCGGGAGTCGGCCGTAATCTTCACGATGTCTACCGCATCTGGCCCCATCACCCGTTTTAACAGGATCGGGGCCAGCAATGTCCGCAATTGCATTCCTGGCAACCCCCTTTTACATCACGGTCAAAGGACCGGATGCATCCGATCCTTCGTCAATGCAATCATTTGTTTGTCTAGTGAAAATGTAAGGGAGAACACCTGGACTGTCAAGGAACAGGCTGGTCGCTCAGATAGATTCGCAGCGTTGAACCGGGCGGCACTTTCGTACCGGCTGTCGGCGCCTGCGCCACAATATACTTGCCGCTGCCAACCGTCTCCACCCGCAGATTGGCCGCATTTTGAATCATCGCTCGCTGTCCCTCTTCCAAACTCAGTCCCGCCACCTGCGGCACTTCCACCGGAACTATATCTCCATATTTGTATTCGCGAGGAATTCCGTTTTTCCTTGCCGGAACACCCAGATAATGAAGCGAATCGGCTAAAATATTTCCGATCACGGGAGCGGCGATCGTTCCACCGAAGACGACGCCCGCTTTCGGATTGTCAACAGCGATGTAGGCGACCAGGCGCGGATCGTCCACCGGTGCCATTCCAACAAACGAAACAATATAGTGGCCCGATTTGTATCCGCCGCCCGGCGATGCCACCTGCGCCGTACCGGTTTTCCCGCCAATCCGATACCCTTCCCGGAATGCGTTCTTACCGGTTCCTTGGGCCACCACGCTTTCCAGCGTTTCGCGGACCGTTTTGGCCGTTTCTTCCGACACCACCCGTCTTTGCACTTTTGGTTGAATCGTTTCGACCACATTGCCGGTTTCCGGATCGGTCCATTCTTTCGCGACGTGCGGCTGCATCAGAAGCCCGCCGTTCGCAATGGCGGAAACAGCCATTACCTGTTGGATCGGTGTAACGGAAACGCCCTGTCCGAAGGAAGTTGTCGCCAATTCTAGCGGACCTACCCGATTTAGTTTGAACAAAATCCCGTTTCCTTCACCTGGCATATCAATCCCCGTTTTCTGCCCAAACCCGAATTTACGAATATACTCAAACAGCTTTTCTTTGCCAAGCCGCTGTCCCATCATCATAAAACCGGGGTTGCAGGAGTTTTCGACCACTTCCAGAATCGTTTCCGACCCGTGGCCGCCCGCTTTCCAACAACGGATCCGCCGACCTGCCACTTCGTAATAACCCGGATCAAAAAACTTCTCGTTCAGATTTACCTTCTTCTCTTCCAACGCAGCCGCCAGCGTCACGATCTTGAACGTCGAACCAGGCTCGAACGTCTTCCAGATAGTCAAATTCCGGTTGAATACTTCCTGCGGATATTCTTTATACTTGCTTGGATTGAATGTCGGGTAATTTTCCATTGCCAATATCTCGCCCGTTTTCGGGTCGGCAACGATCACCATGACACCATCCGGATTGTAATTGGCGACCACATTCTGAACTTCCCGCTGCACAAAAGTGGAAATTTCCTTATCAATGGTCAATTTCAGATTCTGTCCGTTGACAGGAGGTGTGTACGTATCGTTCTCGTTTGGCATACGCTCGCCCTTTGCATTTGCAAAAAACGAGATGCTTCCCGCCTTGCCGCGCAAACGGCTGTCATACCAGGCCTCCAACCCGGTTAATCCCTGGTTGTCGATACCTGAGAAACCTAGTATATGCGCCGCCAATGTTTCCAATGGATAGTTCCGTTTTCCTTCTTCCGTAATATAAATACCTGGCAGCTTTAAGTTGCGAACCGCCTTCGCTTTTTCTTCGTCAATCTTGCGACCGCCGGGCATCACGTAGACAAGCAGCGTACGTTTGCTGATTTTGGAAAGAATGTCCTGCGATTTTACCCCTAATGTTTTAGCCAGACTTTCGGCGGCAGCCTGTTTGTCTTTAATCTGCGAAGGAATTGCGACAACCGTCGGTGAGCTGCCGTTATAAGCGAGCACCTCCCCGGTGCGGTCGGTAATGACTCCTCGTTTCGGTTCTACCGGAATGTTTCGTCGCCAGAGATCTTCCGCCTTTTCTGTCAGCCACGGAGCCTGTATCAATTGAATATAAGCCAAACGGCCGATCAGCGCTAAAAAAACGGCAGCAAGCGCAAACAGTACAATCACCAGTCTTTTGCGAAGTGTTCCGATACCCGCCCGCATCGCCCGTCCCCCTCCCCAAGGTGTATTCAATACCCATCTATACGCTTGTCAGCCTTGGACTAGAATCAGAAGTGACAGAGAAAAAGAAAAGGCCAGCCGGATACATTCCGACTGACCCCATTCGATTCTCTATTTAACACCAAGCTGCACTTTAATGACAGTGCCCGCTGGCACTTTTGTCCCGGGCGGATTCGCCTGACTGATTACAAAACCGGAACCGCTGGTTTCCAAATTCAAATTCAGCATCGACAAAATTTCTGCCGATTCCCGTAATGTCCTCCCGGTCAAATCGGGAACTTGCACATTTCCCTGCGCGTCCTGCGCACCGCTTGTCATTACGATGGCTGATGTTCCCTGCGGCACCTTGCTGCCCGCTTTCGGCCACTGAGCGGTTACTTTCTCGCCGCTGCCAATCACCTGCAGACGGATTTTGCCCGATCCGGCCGACTGCAAGGCCTGATTTCCCGTCATTCCTTGCCAATCGGGAACGGTTGTCATAACCACCTGTTTTGCCGCTGCACTGTCATCCGGCTGTTTCGATTTGCCTTCCGGTTGTACCCCCAGATAGGGCAATACATTGGCAAACACATCGCGGGCAAACGGCGTAGCCACCACATTGCCAAACTGCAAATCGTTGTTCGGAGAATCGACCGTCACATAGACCAACAATTTCGGATTGTCCACCGGGGCAAATCCGATGAACGAACAATTGAAACGATCCGTTTCATAACCGCCTGTTGGTTTCGCGATTTGGGCCGTTCCTGTCTTCCCGGCAATCCGGTACCCCTCAATATAGCCCGCTTTCGAGGTGTCGCTGCTGACCACTTCTTCCATGACGCTGCGCATTTCCGCCATCACTTCCGGAGTCGCCACATGGCTGATCACATGCGGTTTCTGTTCCTGAATGGTCGCCCCGGTCTTTGGATCACGGATTTCTTTCATTACAAACGGACGCATCACACTGCCGCCGTTTGCTACTGCTGTCACGGCTGCTACCTGCTGCATGGGCGTTACGGAAATCCCTTGGCCGAATGACGTTACCGCCAGGTTCAAATCATTCTTGTCCTTATCTGTAAATAAAATAGGACTTCCTTCTCCCGGCAAATCGATTCCCGTTTTTTGATTGAAACCATACAAATCAATATATTTATAGAGTCTGTCCCATCCTAATCGCTGTGCCAAGGTTACCATGGCCACGTTACTGGAATGGTCCATTCCTTCCCGGAATGTGATTCTTCCCCAACCGACGCCTCCGTTCCAGTCACTAATCGGATGGGTGGCACCTTTCACCTGAATTTTACCGGATTGAAACGTGTCATTTAAATTGACCACATGTTCGTTCAATGCGGCGGTCAACGTTACGATTTTGAACGTCGAACCAGGTTCAAACGCGGCGTCGACCGCCCGATTATTGTCAAGAACCCGTTGATCCGCTTCCGCAAATTTATTTGGATCGAACGACGGACGGTTTGCGATTCCCAGAATTTCCCCCGTGTTCGGGTCTGCCGCCACAATCGAAGCGTTTAGCGGTTTATACTGATTGACCAAACGGTCTAAAGCGTCTTCCACATAATGCTGAATCGTCTGATCGATCGTCAGATATACGTCTTTGCCGTCGACGGCGGGAGTCAGGAGTTCCTGTTCATAGGGCAACGGGTTTCCGTTTCGATCCCGTAAATACTTGCGGACTCCATCCGTACCTTTCAGTACGTCATTGTACTGCAGTTCAACCCCCGCGCCTCCCTTCCCGTCCTGTGTCACAAACCCCAACAAGTGAGAGGCGAACGCACCGTTCGGATAGTGGCGCATGGTCGTCTTTGTCATGAAAATCCCTTTAAGTTTCAACTTGTCAATCTTGTCGGCTGTCTCGGAATCGACTTCCTGCTTGAGCGGAATGCCAATGACGTTAGGTTTCGGTTTTAACTTTTCGTAAATCTGCTGTTCGGTCATTTGCAGGAGGGGGGCCAATTTCCTGGCGTAAGCGGCAGGATCGCCCTGTTCCGGATCGACCGGTTTGCCGTCTTTCGTTTTGCCACCTGCCGCCTCTTTCCTTGCCGCCTCCATAATGCTGAGATCGGCTTGCACATCATAGGCGACAGTCGTGTAAGCCAGTTTTTTTCCGTTTCGGTCATAAATGGTGCCGCGAACAGCGGGCACCACATCTTTTTCTTTCCATATGCTCTCGGCCGCTTGCGCCCAAGCAGCGCTCTTGAAAATCTGAATATATGCCAGCCGCCCAATCAACAAAACCAATCCGAGCAAAATGAACAGTCGGACCCATTTGGAACGCGAACTCGCCTGGTGATCGATCATCTCCGATCACTCCTTACTTCGCGTTTGCGACAATACCCGTATTTGTAGGAACCATTCCCATCGCCCGCGCTTTCGAAATAATGCGGGTAGGCGAAGACAGCTGTGAGACTTGATCCTGCAGTTTCGCGTTCTTCTCGTTCTGGTCTTCCAGTTGAATTTTCATTCGTTCCACGTTAATGTTCGCTTCTGCTATTTTCGAAAACTGCCAAATCATCGCACATAAAACGGACGTGCAAAACAGAATGGTGGCGATCCACTTTAATCGCTCTTTGCTCCGTTTCTTAACTTCAACGTTCGGAGCCTCCACACGATTGACCCTTGGCTGATTCCCCCACTGCGCTTCTTTGGTGTGTAATGGTCTAGCTGCAAGCATCCAAAAATTCCCCTCTCCGTTATCACTTATATCCGTTCTGCGATGCGAAGTTTAGCAGATCGCGCTCGCGGGTTTTGTTCCAATTCGGTTCTTGAAGGCAAAATCGGTTTTCTTGTAATCACTTTCACCTTCGGTTTGTTTTGGCAAACGCACACCGGCAGTTCGGGCGGACAAATGCACCCTTTTGCTGCTTCCTGGAAAACGTTTTTGGCGATTCTGTCTTCCAGCGAGTGGAAGGTGATGACCGCCACCCGGCCGCCTTTTTTTAAACAATCAACCGCATCCCGGACAGCGGTTTCAAATACGCCCAATTCATCATTTACCGCGATGCGAAACGCCTGAAACGTACGTTTTGCCGGATGCGGTCCTTCCCGCCGCGCCCCTGCAGGGATGGCTGCTTTTATAATATCGACCAGTTGACCTGTAGTTTGAATCGGGCCGTTTGTACGGGCTTTTGCGATAAATTCGGCAATCCGCTTGCCCCACCGCTCTTCTCCATATCGATAAATGACGTCCGCCATCTCCTGTTCGCTCCAGGTGTTTACCAGATCGTAAGCGGTAAACGGCTGCGTCGTATCCATCCGCATGTCGAGCGGCGCGTCCTGCATATAGCTGAATCCCCGCTCCGCTTCATCCAATTGGGGAGAACTGACTCCGAGATCAAACAGGATTCCATCTACTCCATCGGGAGCAAACGGTTCCACAACTTCCTTCAATCGTTTAAAATTGGCGTGGATCAACTCAAACCGGCCCGAAAAATCGGCCAGCACACGGCGCGCATTTTCGATCGCATGCAGGTCCTGATCGATCGCCAGCAGTTTCCCGTTTGGCAAAGTTCGCTCTAAGATCCGCTTGCTGTGTCCAGCGCCGCCGAGCGTACAATCGACGTAGATTCCATTTGGTTTTAAATCCAGTGCTTCGACTGCTTCTTCCGCAAATACAGAAATATGATGAAACGCCGACATGACCATCCCCCGTTCGCGGCGACCTAGAAGTTAAGGTCGGTCAGCTTTTCCGCGATTGCTGCAAAAGAATCAGCAGCATCTGTGCTGTATGCTTCCCAAGTTTCTTTTGCCCAGATTTCGACTCGGCTGGAAACTCCGATAACCACGCAGTCGCGAACCAATTTTGCATAGTCGCGAAGTGTGCCGGGGATCAAGATGCGCCCCTGCTTGTCCAAGTCGCATTCACTTGCCCCGGAAAAGAAGAAACGGACAAAGGCGCGGGCATCTGAACTTGTTAATGGAAGGGTTTTCAATTTCGCCTCTAGCGTCTCCCACTCTTTGCGGGGGTATACGAATAAGCAGTGATCGAGGCCGCGGGTAACAACAAAACCAGCCCCTAGATCCTCCCTGAATTTTGCCGGGATGATCAAGCGCCCTTTCTCGTCCACGCTATGCTGATATTCGCCCATGAACACCCGACATCACCACCTCAGGGGAGGGTCTACCACTTTCCCCCACTTCCCACCACTTACTGTTTATAGATTTCGTTTCATAGGAAAAAACTCCTGCTATCCACAGAAAAAAATTTTTCAAAAACCTTGCTGTTAAGATAAAATTCAGGAGTTTAGACCTATTTGTCAACAGGTTATCCACAGGATCAATAGGCAATAAGTCCTAATTTTGCCAAATGAATAATAGTGGAGGGAAAGTGGAGGCCAAGTGGGGAATCCAAACATGCGCCAAGTGCCATTCACCTCGTCCGGGCACTCTTTTGAAGCAGATCGGTCGATGACGGTGGGAGGAAGTGGCAACGGATTTAACCGTGTGATAGATGCCCGATACGACAATTGATATTCCGAAAAAAGGTGGCCTCCATATCGACATCTTCTCCCCGGGCTAAACGATCTCTTTTTTGCAGAGCATCAAAGATTCCGTAGAAAAACAGAATCGGAATGAAAAACCCGAAGGGGAATGGGCCCAGAATCGCAACCATCCAGGTTGATGCAAAAAAGAGGGTCATCAGCTCGATTCCTTGCCGGGTCAATCCCAAATAAAGATGTCCCAAGCCGGGCAGAAATGACAGCACAAACGTGAGAAACTTGCTTTTTGACTGCTGGTGTACGGAACTGTGGACGGGCGTTTGAACAGCAGCGCGGCTTCCTGCTGATTCGGTCTTTTTGTCAGCCGGATGGGACTCACGCTCCTTTTCCCGATTCCCGGCTTTAGCGCTAACCTGCCCCAGACACTCAGGACAGATCACATTGCCTTTAACAATTGTCATGCATTCGCTGCATACGTCCGAACCGCACAAACGGCATTCACCGATAGCAGAAACATTTGGATGATAGCTGCAGTTCTTGCAGAAACTCCAATTCCTGTCGACAGTTCGCACATGTTTCGAGATGAGATTCGATAAAATCCTTCTCTTCCGGTTCTACTTCATTTGCCAGATACGCGCTCAACCGCTCTTCGATGTGCCAGTTCGTCATGCACAGGGTCCTCCTTTCGAATCAAGTCTCTAAGCATTTTCTTCGCCCGGCTCATGCGGGTTTCGACAGATTTTACTTCAATCCCCAAAATCTCTGAAATTTCCCGGTAACTTAATCTTTTGTAATGGTATAACACTACCACGTCACGATATTTATCAGGCAAGAAGTCGACCAGCGACTGAAGTTCCCGTTTCTCTTCCGATAAAACAAAGTGTTCTTCCGGCGTCGGTTCTTCTGATCGGGTCGAGATCCTCCTGAAGAGGGGATATGGATGCAATCGATAGCCGTCTCGTTTTTTTTGCGCCGAATGTCCAGACATTTATTCCATGCAATTTGTAAAGCCAGGAGTGGAATTGCGCGTCCCTCTGATATCTTCCCAATGACTGATACGCTTGTAAAAACGCCTCTTGTGCCGCATCCAACGCTTCTTCCCGATCGCCTCACATCTTCAGGCACAGCGTGAATATCAATGATTGGTGACGTTCCACCAATATGCGATAAGCATCAGCATCCCCATTTACCACTCGTGCCAGTATTTCTTCATCCCTTGGTTCCAGGAGTGATCACCTCCTCTCGCTGTCTCATCCCTTTAGACGTTCTCGTACCCCTTCAAAAAAGAAAAAGTATTTTCAAACCGGTTCAATAGATTCGTCCGCAGTAAAAAAAACCGGCTCGCCCGTTGGCGATCACCGGTTCTGTAATTCTTTTATATAATGGGTCAATACAAGATTGACAGGGGTTTCGATCTGGAGTTCCTTGCCCATTTGAACAATTTGACCATTCAAGGAATCGATTTCTGTGGGTCTGCCGTTTTCAATGTCCTGCAGCATAGAGGAGCGGTTCGCAGCCGTTTGCTGGCAGACCTGCAACATTCGGTCGGCAGCCGCCTGTACGTCTTCCATCGCAAGAATCCCATTGGCGACCGCGATCCTGCCCGCTTCCCATACGGCCGCGAGGGCCATTTTTCGCAAATCGGGACGTGCTGCAATCTCACCGTTTACCGTACGGTGGATGGCGGTTAACGGATTGATTCCTATATTGATGAGCGCTTTTAGCCAAATTTCCTTCCGCATGTCGGCTGCCCGCCTGACGTTCCAACCTGCTTGTGAAAAAATGGAATCTGCTTGCGTTAAATCGGAAATCGTTTGCTTGATGGCCGAATTTGATTGATACTCCCCAATCACCAATTCGCCTTCCCCTCTGGCCGCCACCTCCCCGTCAGAAAGAGAAGTCGCGCCATAGGTGGTAATCCCCAGCAGCACACGTTCCGCACCCAAAACGGAAGCAAGCGCTTCCCCATTGCCCAATCCATTTTGCAGAGAAAGCACATAGGGAATTCCCGCCATATCGGCAATCTGGCTGGCCCCAACTGCCGTATCGAAACTTTTGACTGTCAGAATCACCAGATCGGCAGCCAAATCAGTTGCCTCGGTTGTCGCTTGAACCGGGACTGTCATCCGCCGCCCGTTCATTTGTTGAAGCGTGACCCCTTTTTCATTTAAAAGATTCGCCTGTTCCCGTCGGCGGACCAGCATCTGTATGGAAAATCCGGCTGCCGCCAAACGGGCGGCCACCAGTTTGCCGATGGCGCCGGCCCCTATCACGGCAATTTTCAGGTCTGGTTTCTCATTCATCCGTTTTTTCACCTTTAAATCGGCCCGACCGTTTGAGCGCTTCCCGCAGCAGAAATTCGATGTGGGAATTTACGCTTCGCAGTTCGTCAGAGGCCCATTTTTCAAGAGCTTCGTACAGTTTCGGATCGAGACGCAGCGGAAATTGTTTCTTGCCTACCATAACCGCACGACCCGCCTAGTA
The sequence above is a segment of the Effusibacillus dendaii genome. Coding sequences within it:
- a CDS encoding UDP-N-acetylmuramoyl-L-alanyl-D-glutamate--2,6-diaminopimelate ligase → MQLRTLLAPILLKRVMGPDAVDIVKITADSRQVTTGSLFIALKGHTVDGHDFVRKAVEQGAVAVVTETEFANLPVTQVVVKNTRDVIPILSSVFYRHPSKSMKVIGVTGTNGKTTVTHLIDKILMDQGHLTGLIGTIKKRIGREEFDVQNTTPEALDLQETFHRMREIGTVYTVMEVSSHALELKRVAGTEFRTAVFTNLTQDHLDFHGSMEEYRNAKGKFFARLGNTYGDTPDESRFAVINADDPSAPFFLQQTTAQTITYGIDQPADVRATQLRIEAGGASFRLESFAGSVDIRLQMTGKFSVYNALAAAAAALCEGVPLAAIRLSLESVSGVDGRFERVDVGQNFTVLVDYAHTPDSLENVLKTIREFAKGSVYTVVGCGGDRDRTKRPLMARIAVEYSDVAVLTSDNPRTEDPELILDDMEAGLASVTSRRYVRLTDRTDAIRWAIARAKAHDIVLIAGKGHETYQIIGSTKYHYDDREVAAKAIRGEL
- a CDS encoding stage V sporulation protein D, with amino-acid sequence MRAGIGTLRKRLVIVLFALAAVFLALIGRLAYIQLIQAPWLTEKAEDLWRRNIPVEPKRGVITDRTGEVLAYNGSSPTVVAIPSQIKDKQAAAESLAKTLGVKSQDILSKISKRTLLVYVMPGGRKIDEEKAKAVRNLKLPGIYITEEGKRNYPLETLAAHILGFSGIDNQGLTGLEAWYDSRLRGKAGSISFFANAKGERMPNENDTYTPPVNGQNLKLTIDKEISTFVQREVQNVVANYNPDGVMVIVADPKTGEILAMENYPTFNPSKYKEYPQEVFNRNLTIWKTFEPGSTFKIVTLAAALEEKKVNLNEKFFDPGYYEVAGRRIRCWKAGGHGSETILEVVENSCNPGFMMMGQRLGKEKLFEYIRKFGFGQKTGIDMPGEGNGILFKLNRVGPLELATTSFGQGVSVTPIQQVMAVSAIANGGLLMQPHVAKEWTDPETGNVVETIQPKVQRRVVSEETAKTVRETLESVVAQGTGKNAFREGYRIGGKTGTAQVASPGGGYKSGHYIVSFVGMAPVDDPRLVAYIAVDNPKAGVVFGGTIAAPVIGNILADSLHYLGVPARKNGIPREYKYGDIVPVEVPQVAGLSLEEGQRAMIQNAANLRVETVGSGKYIVAQAPTAGTKVPPGSTLRIYLSDQPVP
- a CDS encoding PASTA domain-containing penicillin-binding protein; amino-acid sequence: MIDHQASSRSKWVRLFILLGLVLLIGRLAYIQIFKSAAWAQAAESIWKEKDVVPAVRGTIYDRNGKKLAYTTVAYDVQADLSIMEAARKEAAGGKTKDGKPVDPEQGDPAAYARKLAPLLQMTEQQIYEKLKPKPNVIGIPLKQEVDSETADKIDKLKLKGIFMTKTTMRHYPNGAFASHLLGFVTQDGKGGAGVELQYNDVLKGTDGVRKYLRDRNGNPLPYEQELLTPAVDGKDVYLTIDQTIQHYVEDALDRLVNQYKPLNASIVAADPNTGEILGIANRPSFDPNKFAEADQRVLDNNRAVDAAFEPGSTFKIVTLTAALNEHVVNLNDTFQSGKIQVKGATHPISDWNGGVGWGRITFREGMDHSSNVAMVTLAQRLGWDRLYKYIDLYGFNQKTGIDLPGEGSPILFTDKDKNDLNLAVTSFGQGISVTPMQQVAAVTAVANGGSVMRPFVMKEIRDPKTGATIQEQKPHVISHVATPEVMAEMRSVMEEVVSSDTSKAGYIEGYRIAGKTGTAQIAKPTGGYETDRFNCSFIGFAPVDNPKLLVYVTVDSPNNDLQFGNVVATPFARDVFANVLPYLGVQPEGKSKQPDDSAAAKQVVMTTVPDWQGMTGNQALQSAGSGKIRLQVIGSGEKVTAQWPKAGSKVPQGTSAIVMTSGAQDAQGNVQVPDLTGRTLRESAEILSMLNLNLETSGSGFVISQANPPGTKVPAGTVIKVQLGVK
- the rsmH gene encoding 16S rRNA (cytosine(1402)-N(4))-methyltransferase RsmH yields the protein MVMSAFHHISVFAEEAVEALDLKPNGIYVDCTLGGAGHSKRILERTLPNGKLLAIDQDLHAIENARRVLADFSGRFELIHANFKRLKEVVEPFAPDGVDGILFDLGVSSPQLDEAERGFSYMQDAPLDMRMDTTQPFTAYDLVNTWSEQEMADVIYRYGEERWGKRIAEFIAKARTNGPIQTTGQLVDIIKAAIPAGARREGPHPAKRTFQAFRIAVNDELGVFETAVRDAVDCLKKGGRVAVITFHSLEDRIAKNVFQEAAKGCICPPELPVCVCQNKPKVKVITRKPILPSRTELEQNPRARSAKLRIAERI
- the mraZ gene encoding division/cell wall cluster transcriptional repressor MraZ, which encodes MFMGEYQHSVDEKGRLIIPAKFREDLGAGFVVTRGLDHCLFVYPRKEWETLEAKLKTLPLTSSDARAFVRFFFSGASECDLDKQGRILIPGTLRDYAKLVRDCVVIGVSSRVEIWAKETWEAYSTDAADSFAAIAEKLTDLNF
- a CDS encoding anti-sigma factor family protein, with the protein product MTNWHIEERLSAYLANEVEPEEKDFIESHLETCANCRQELEFLQELQLSSKCFCYR
- a CDS encoding RNA polymerase sigma factor, translating into MSTRSEEPTPEEHFVLSEEKRELQSLVDFLPDKYRDVVVLYHYKRLSYREISEILGIEVKSVETRMSRAKKMLRDLIRKEDPVHDELAHRRAVERVSGK
- a CDS encoding ketopantoate reductase family protein, coding for MNEKPDLKIAVIGAGAIGKLVAARLAAAGFSIQMLVRRREQANLLNEKGVTLQQMNGRRMTVPVQATTEATDLAADLVILTVKSFDTAVGASQIADMAGIPYVLSLQNGLGNGEALASVLGAERVLLGITTYGATSLSDGEVAARGEGELVIGEYQSNSAIKQTISDLTQADSIFSQAGWNVRRAADMRKEIWLKALINIGINPLTAIHRTVNGEIAARPDLRKMALAAVWEAGRIAVANGILAMEDVQAAADRMLQVCQQTAANRSSMLQDIENGRPTEIDSLNGQIVQMGKELQIETPVNLVLTHYIKELQNR
- a CDS encoding Arc family DNA-binding protein yields the protein MVGKKQFPLRLDPKLYEALEKWASDELRSVNSHIEFLLREALKRSGRFKGEKTDE